ACGAAAATTATATACAGGAAAGAATCAATAATATACATGACCGATgagagaaaacagaacaaaaacatAGTCTATAATATTCTGGTACTCCTACTTCATGTTCTAACAATGATTATTGGATTACTTGTACAGATCGTCTTCATCCTCATCAGCTGCCGTGGAGGTGTGGACAGCAGCTTCCGCCGCCTGTGGCTGCGCCGGGAAGCGAAACTCGGTGCCGAACCCCCTAGACTGCTGCAGCGTCTGCGCGAATGCCTGGTACTTCCTGATGGCGGCGTCGCTCACGCTCCGCCTCGCGTACTTCATCGATTCCTCGAAGTGAGCCGCCTTAATCTCTgctacctcctcctcttcctgcCCGCCGTCCATCTCCATGGTGTCTTTTTCCATCCTCTGCCTCTCTATGTCCTTTTCAATGTCCTCCCTGATGGCGTACTTGCACGCCCTTTGGCAGATCTCCGTGATGTCGGCACCGCTAAAGCCGGCGGTGAACCTTGCCAGCGCACCGAGGTCGGCGTCCTTGGCCACAGGAGACTTCCTGAGGCAGGCCTTGAAGATCTGGTGTCGCGAGGCCTCGTCCGGCAAGGGGATGTAGATGAGCTGGTCCAGGCGGCCGGGACGGAGCAACGCCGAGTCAATGATGTCCGGTCTATTGGTGGCGCCGATGATGAAGACCGTCTTCTTGGCGTTCATGCTGTCCATCTCGGTGAGCAGCTGGTTCAGGACCCTGTCCGCCGCGCCGCCGGCATCCCCCACCCTGCCTCCCCTCTGGGTTGCGATGGAGTCAAGCTCGTCGAAGAACAAGACGCACGGCGCAGACTGGCGCGCCTTGTCAAAGATTTCACGCACGTTGGCCTCACTTTCACCGAACCACATGGTGAGCAGCTCtggccccttgatgctgatgaagtTGGCCTGACACTCGTTGGCGATCGCCTTCGCCAGCAAGGTCTTGCCACATCCCGGTGGCCCGTAGAAGAGGACGCCCTTGGACGGCGACATGCCGAACTTCTCAAATTTCTCTGGGTGCTCGACCGGGTACTGTACGGTCTCTTGCAGCTCCCTCTTGACGCCGTCGAGGCCGCCGATATCGTTCCAGTTGACGTTGGGCACCTCGACGACGGTCTCACGAAGCGCGGACGGGTTGGTGCCGATGAGAGCCGTCTTAAGGTGGTCATTGGTGACGGCCATGGAGTTCAAGATCTCGGCATCAATGGTGTCGTCCTCTAAGTCGATCACGTCCATCTTCTCCCTGATGCACTGCAACGCCGCCTCGGTGCAGAGTGCGGCCAAGTCGGCGCCGACGTAGCCGTGCGTATCCTTGGCAACCACCTCAAGGTTGACGTCCTTGTCCAGCTTCATGTTTTTGGTGTGGATGCGGAGCACTTCGAGGCGGCCGACCTCGTCCGGCACGCCGATGTCGATCTCGCGATCGAACCTCCCGAAGCGCCTCAAGGCAGGGTCGATGCTGTTGGGACGGTTCGTGGCGCCCATGACGATGACGTGCGCGCGTGCCTTCATGCCGTCCATGAGCGTCAGCAGCTGGGAGACGATGCGCCTCTCGACCTCGCCGTGAGTCTTCTCCCTGTTAGGGGCAATGGAGTCGATCTCgtcgatgaagatgatggaggGCGCGTTCTTCTCGGCCTCCTCGAAGGCCTTCCTCAGGTTGCTCTCGCTCTCTCCAGCCATCTTGGACATTATCTCCGGGCCGTTGATAAGGAAGAAGAAGGCCCCGGTCTCGTTCGCCACCGCACGGGCGATCAACGTCTTGCCGGACCCGGGAGGGCCGTAGAGGAGGATGCCTTTGGGAGGCTTGACGCCAATGCTCTTGAAGATCTGCGGATGCCTGAGTGGCAGCTCGACGAGCTCCCTGATGAGAGTCAGCGGTTTCCCCATGCCACCCACGTCGTCGTAGCCGACGTCGTCGAGCCTCTCCTCATCCTCCCTCTTGACCGGCTCGCCCTCGCAGAATATCTCCGTGTCGGGCGCCATGATGCAGTACTCCACCGCAGGGTCCATCTCCATGACCTTGAACTCCACGCTCCGCATGCCACCACGCACGAGGAAGAGGTCGCCCTTGTGGACCGGGCGGTAGGCGTCCACGAAGTAGGGTTTGAGGTAGGCGTCGAAGAGGTTCCCCCCGATGCCCTCGATGGTGTCGTCCAACGGGAGGATGTGCACGCGCTTGCCGTACTTGACGTCGTGGCACTGGTGCACCGACACGACGTCGGAGATGCGCACGCGCAGGTTGGACCGGGCTACCTTGTTGATCCTCATCTTGTGGCCCTCGCAGGTGTCGTCAGGCAGTGCCATGCAGACCGTGCTGTGGCGGCGCTTGCCCTTAAGCAGCACGATGTCGCCCTTGAATATGGAGAGCTTGTCCATGGTGGCGGGGTGGAGGGTGCACACGGAGTTGTCGTCGTTGGTGGCGGCCTCCTCCACCACCAGTCGGTTCGCCGCCTTCTTGGACGCCGCCGCGCTCGCCATGGCGTTCAACTCTCTTTGGTCGATTCGCTGCGTCTGTGGTGTATTATAATCTCGTTGGATGTGGAGCGCTGATTTGCGTTGGTGTTGCGGTGAGGTGGTGGAGACCCTTTATTGAAGGGAGGCACGGCCGACTCCGGTTGGAAGGCCCGTACGCTCGCACCTCACACGTTCCGAGTCCAGATCTTCGTTCGCTTGGTCCTCCGAGATGGCTCGGCTTGATCGGATACCGCGTGGCGTCGCCCTCGTCCGCGGCCGCCACGCCCCTGGTTGGGGACAGACGCCACGATGATGTTGCCTGACCTGAGATTCAACCTGCTCCGCCCCTGCCATATCCAGCAAGAAGCAGTAGAAGAAGGCAGCCGGAGGCCGCACACTTTCCAGCGAACTAGGGCGACGTCCACGCCGAAGAGGTCCAGTCCAAGTACGTCGTCAGTTTTGCTGCTGGAAGGTCTGATTTTGGTAGTATTAACCATTCAGTTTTTTCGTTTGAGAATAATCAACTATTCAGCTATCAACCTtctgattgtgtgtgtgtgcaaacgAGCAAATCGTACGCAAAGTGCTTTCTAGCAGTTGCGCTAGCTCATCATCCACCTTACATTTACTTTGAGACTAGAAGCATACTAGATGGATATGCGCGCTTCGCCGCGCCGGGGATTTTTTCTAAATGACAATGCATTTAACTCTATCTAAATTATGCGCTAGGAAAGAGTGTCTTGTATCTTTCAAATATATAAATAAAAATGTTTAGCAACTGAAGTTGCCCAAGAACCAAGATCATGTatactaaatactccctccgtccgaaaatacttgtcgaaggaatggatgtatctagacgcaatttagttttagatacacccattttcatccatttctccaacaagtatttccagacggagggagtagatgttaaGCACGAAACAGGCAGCACATATTGTATTCATTCGTGAATAAAAGGGATAATTATGACTTCATATGTGGTGTACAGTGGGAGATTCAAGGATATCGATTGAAGTAGCCATGACAATGTGAAGACATGTTAACACATATTCAATTCGGAATGTGGGACCTGAGTCTGCCACTGAAATCATGAGAAACTTGAGTTTTTTCCAACCTAAGAATGAAAGCAACTTGCACATGTTAAGTATCTTCCACCCAACCCAAATTGCATCAAGCCGGGCGAAAGCTTGTTTCGTGAACCCAAATTTCCATTCCCTTCTCGTATCTCTGCCAGTTAGTCAGCATCCTTCTTCCTGGTTCTGCCACTTCTCCTGTTGCTGAGACAAAGTTTCCTGTGTAAACAAACAGTTGTCCACGGCAGGCTAGCAGCATccacctaagggcatctccagccgttggcctcccCAGGAGGTGTTTTTTTCGCCGCCTGGGGGGCTGCCGGCGAAGATTTTGACCCTGGGACGAAATTTTTCCCAGCCGTCCCCCCCATCCAAGACGCATTTCGAGGACGcgtggcggcaccgcagctcgacaCCGTCTCCAGCACCATCGAGGACGCCTGCCACCGTCCGCCGCACGCTCCTTGGCACGGGCCTCGCCGCCGCGTACCACCATCCCTCCTTGGCACGGCATGTGCAGCAGCCACACCGCCCGCGAGGTCAACGagcgaggagaggagggaggaggaaggaggaagggggcgccTGGCCGCGCCCGCGCCCGGCCGCCCGCGCCCTCCGTGGCCGGCACCGACGAGGAcggagaggtgggaggaggaggaagggaccTGCCCGCGCGCGCCCTTCGTGGCCTTCTCGCGCCTTGCCCTCGCCGTCCCACCCTCGCCGTCCTGCACCTCCCTCGACCTCCCTCGCCGTCCTGCACCTCCCTCGCCGTCCTGCCCTCACCGTCCTGCACCTCCCTCGCCGTGCAGAGGGGTGGCGGGGGGGCGCGGGCTGGCTGGCAGGAGGTCGGGCGCGCGACGCAGAGGGGTGGCGGTGCGGCGCAGAGGGGTGGAGGTCGGCTGGCTGGCGGGAGGCCGGGCGCGGCGACCCGACGCGGGACGCGGCCGCAGATGGCTGGCNNNNNNNNNNNNNNNNNNNNNNNNNNNNNNNNNNNNNNNNNNNNNNNNNNNNNNNNNNNNNNNNNNNNNNNNNNNNNNNNNNNNNNNNNNNNNNNNNNNNNNNNNNNNNNNNNNNNNNNNNNNNNNNNNNNNNNNNNNNNNNNNNNNNNNNNNNNGACGGGCCTGAGCTGCAGGAAGGCAccggggcagggcggcgcgcgcGGTC
Above is a window of Triticum dicoccoides isolate Atlit2015 ecotype Zavitan chromosome 5B, WEW_v2.0, whole genome shotgun sequence DNA encoding:
- the LOC119305957 gene encoding cell division cycle protein 48 homolog, which produces MASAAASKKAANRLVVEEAATNDDNSVCTLHPATMDKLSIFKGDIVLLKGKRRHSTVCMALPDDTCEGHKMRINKVARSNLRVRISDVVSVHQCHDVKYGKRVHILPLDDTIEGIGGNLFDAYLKPYFVDAYRPVHKGDLFLVRGGMRSVEFKVMEMDPAVEYCIMAPDTEIFCEGEPVKREDEERLDDVGYDDVGGMGKPLTLIRELVELPLRHPQIFKSIGVKPPKGILLYGPPGSGKTLIARAVANETGAFFFLINGPEIMSKMAGESESNLRKAFEEAEKNAPSIIFIDEIDSIAPNREKTHGEVERRIVSQLLTLMDGMKARAHVIVMGATNRPNSIDPALRRFGRFDREIDIGVPDEVGRLEVLRIHTKNMKLDKDVNLEVVAKDTHGYVGADLAALCTEAALQCIREKMDVIDLEDDTIDAEILNSMAVTNDHLKTALIGTNPSALRETVVEVPNVNWNDIGGLDGVKRELQETVQYPVEHPEKFEKFGMSPSKGVLFYGPPGCGKTLLAKAIANECQANFISIKGPELLTMWFGESEANVREIFDKARQSAPCVLFFDELDSIATQRGGRVGDAGGAADRVLNQLLTEMDSMNAKKTVFIIGATNRPDIIDSALLRPGRLDQLIYIPLPDEASRHQIFKACLRKSPVAKDADLGALARFTAGFSGADITEICQRACKYAIREDIEKDIERQRMEKDTMEMDGGQEEEEVAEIKAAHFEESMKYARRSVSDAAIRKYQAFAQTLQQSRGFGTEFRFPAQPQAAEAAVHTSTAADEDEDDLYK